TACACGGATTTGTTTCAGCACCCCTAGCAAAGCAGACAGGATTCTCGCAGGAAGATTTGGGACTGTTCTGGGAGGCTTTACAGAACATGTTTGAGCATGACCGGTCGGCGGCCAGGGGGTTAATGAGTTCCCGGCGCCTCATTATATTTGAACATACTTCAGCAATGGGCAACAAGCCTGCACAGGAATTATTCGACAGGATTACCTTTTCCCGAACCAGCGATGGTCCTGCCCGGGATTTCTCCGACTTTAACATCGAATTAGACGGAAATAAACTGAAGGATTTCAAAACTATTGTATCAGTATAGATCTTGCTAGGATCCGGGCATAAGCCCCTGTGAAGGGGGTGTGGCGAGATCACCGGATGAGGAGAACAACGGTCACGTTATACCAATGATGTTTCAACCTGCCATGGCAGGATTTTCTTGAACGTTTTTGGTCGGATTCATCATTTATGGAAGAATTAAAGAATGTACCTTGAAGAAGATCTTATACCCATTTCCGCATTACAGCATGTGTTGTTTTGTGAACGGCAATATGCCCTGATTCATCTTGAACAGGCCTGGGAAGAAAACCGCTTTACCGCTGAAGGTCGTGTGTTGCATGAACGGGTTGACGACGAACACCACGAGTCCCGCCGACTGCTGAAAACCGAGTACGGCTTGGCAGTTCGATCCCTACATCATGGGCTTGTTGGAAAAGCAGATGTGGTGGAGTTCGAAAAAGATCCAAGCGGAGGCTATACAGAAATCAAACCTGTAGAATTCAAAAGGGGCCGCAATAAAGAGGACGACTTCGACCGTGTACAGCTCTGTGCACTGGCTTTATGCCTTGAAGAAATGTTCGATATGAAAGTTAACCGGGGCGAGTTTTACTATCTTCAGGAACATCGGCGTACCTCGGTAATACTCGACTCTGAGTTGCGTGACAACACAACCAGTCTTATCATACGGATACGGGAAATTAACAACAGCGGAAAAACATCATCAGCACAGTACAACAGAAGAAAATGTGATCGTTGTTCATTGATAGAAATTTGTATGCCCAGAGTAATAGAAAGCGGTGGAAAAAATGTCTCCCGGTACATAAAAAACCAAATACGAGCAGCCATAGCTGAAGGGGAAGGATGAGAAAGTTATTAAACACCCTTTATGTAAGCACCCAGGGTAGCTATCTACATAAGGAAGGTGAAACTGTAATTGTTGAGCAAGGACAACAAAAGTTATTACAGCTACCTATACATACGATCGGTAATATTATCTGCTTCGGTAATGTGCTCTGTTCCCCTTATCTGCTTGGACTGTGTGCAGAGCGAGACATAAGTGTCTCCTATATGACGGAATACGGAAGATTTCTTGCATCCGTAAACGGACCAGTACGAGGAAACGTGCTCCTGCGGCGTCAACAGTACCGACAGACCGATAATCCAGAAAAGACTAAATCAATTGCAGCAAATATTGTAGCTGCCAAACTGGCTAATTCACGGGTAGTTCTGAACAGGGCACAACGAGACCATGGGATGAAAACAGACTTACAATCCATTTCTGATGCCTCTGAACAGTTATCCGGTTTAATCCGTCAGATAGACAGAACAGAAACCACAGATGAGCTCAGAGGTATAGAAGGAACAGGTGCTGCCAGGTATTTTGGCGTGTTTAATCATCTTATTATTGATCAGAAAGAAGGGTTTTATTTTAAAGAACGTAGCCGCAGACCTCCTTTGGATGCGGTAAACGCCATGTTGTCCTTTACCTATACCATCCTTACTCACGATATTCGCTCTGCGCTGGAAACTGTAGGGCTTGATCCTGCAGTAGGATTTCTACATCGAGACAGACCTGGACGCCCTTCTCTTGCTCTTGATCTGCTTGAAGAGTTTAGGTCAGTCATTGCAGACCGGCTGGTGCTGTCACTGATAAACAGGCGACAAGTGAGCCCAGCAGGATTTACTATAGCAGAAAATGGTGCTGTGGTAATGGATACTGATACTCGGAAAATTCTTTTAACAGAATATCAGAACCGAAAACAGAAGGAAGTATACCACCCATATATAGAGGAAAAGGTCCAGATAGGTCTGCTATTCTTTGTGCAGGCAAATCTGTTAGCCCGGCATATACGTGGCGATATTGATGGATATCCCCCATTCTTCTGGAGGTAAAAATCATGATGGTATTGGTAAGTTATGATGTGGCAGTCACAACGCAAGGGGGTCAACGTCGACTACGAAAGATCGCTAAAGCTTGTCAGAATTACGGACAACGGGTCCAGTTCTCCGTATTTGAATGCATCGTCGATCCTGCCCAATGGACTAAATTAAAAAATACCCTTGAGAAGATAATCGATACAGATACTGATAGCTTACGGTATTATTATCTTGGAGCGAATTATAAAAACCGTGTGGAACATGTCGGAGCTAAACAATCTATGGATGTTGATGCCCCGATAATTGTATGACGCGAACCTTGATGAAACAGAAAAATCCGGGACAATCGCAGATAAAATAATTCTTTATATTGTAAGGATCTTTGAAAAATCAGAGAAGGATATCATGTAAAATGTAGTCTTGAACCTGAGGTTCGCGAAATTGACCTTCTAATTTATTTTATGATATATATTTAACTGTACTTATGTCGCGCCCCTCGCGGGCGCGTGGATTGAAACATGAGCTCCGGGACAAATTCCACGAAACCCGCAAGTCGCGCCCCTCGCGGGCGCGTGGATTGAAACTTTCTTATTCGTATAAGGCAATCCAGCATTTCCGGGTCGCGCCCCTCGCGGGCGCGTGGATTGAAACATATCCCATATCATATTCTGTTTTGGGATATATGTGTCGCGCCCCTCGCGGGCGCGTGGATTGAAACTATTTGGTTTGATATCTTTTCGTACTCCTCAATCGTCGCGCCCCTCGCGGGCGCGTGGATTGAAACTCTGCACCATCCCACTTGAATACCCATTCGCTGTGTCGCGCCCCTCGCGGGCGCGTGGATTGAAACAGGATCAATCCGCATAGCCTGCCATGACCTCGGAGTCGCGCCCCTCGCGGGCGCGTGGATTGAAACTATACAGCGCCGTCAGCTACTTTTCCCGCGCTGTGGTCGCGCCCCTCGCGGGCGCGTGGATTGAAACCATTGATTAGCTCCTTGTATCGCTTGCGTAAGGTGTCGCGCCCCTCGCGGGCGCGTGGATTGAAACCGACCTTATGTCGATGGAATCCATCTATAACCTGGTCGCGCCCCTCGCGGGCGCGTGGATTGAAACAAAACATCTTAGACAGGATAGCACCGCTGACACACGTCGCGCCCCTCGCGGGCGCGTGGATTGAAACGATAAAACTGATTTATCTTTGCTCCTGTCCATTGGTCGCGCCCCTCGCGGGCGCGTGGATTGAAACCTGCCTATCTCCTGCGCCTGTGTGCCGTATATCGGGTCGCGCCCCTCGCGGGCGCGTGGATTGAAACTTTCTTGTTTTTGATCGGCCAGTACTTGAGAATTG
Above is a genomic segment from Marispirochaeta aestuarii containing:
- the cas4 gene encoding CRISPR-associated protein Cas4; translation: MYLEEDLIPISALQHVLFCERQYALIHLEQAWEENRFTAEGRVLHERVDDEHHESRRLLKTEYGLAVRSLHHGLVGKADVVEFEKDPSGGYTEIKPVEFKRGRNKEDDFDRVQLCALALCLEEMFDMKVNRGEFYYLQEHRRTSVILDSELRDNTTSLIIRIREINNSGKTSSAQYNRRKCDRCSLIEICMPRVIESGGKNVSRYIKNQIRAAIAEGEG
- the cas1c gene encoding type I-C CRISPR-associated endonuclease Cas1c, giving the protein MRKLLNTLYVSTQGSYLHKEGETVIVEQGQQKLLQLPIHTIGNIICFGNVLCSPYLLGLCAERDISVSYMTEYGRFLASVNGPVRGNVLLRRQQYRQTDNPEKTKSIAANIVAAKLANSRVVLNRAQRDHGMKTDLQSISDASEQLSGLIRQIDRTETTDELRGIEGTGAARYFGVFNHLIIDQKEGFYFKERSRRPPLDAVNAMLSFTYTILTHDIRSALETVGLDPAVGFLHRDRPGRPSLALDLLEEFRSVIADRLVLSLINRRQVSPAGFTIAENGAVVMDTDTRKILLTEYQNRKQKEVYHPYIEEKVQIGLLFFVQANLLARHIRGDIDGYPPFFWR
- the cas2 gene encoding CRISPR-associated endonuclease Cas2, which codes for MMVLVSYDVAVTTQGGQRRLRKIAKACQNYGQRVQFSVFECIVDPAQWTKLKNTLEKIIDTDTDSLRYYYLGANYKNRVEHVGAKQSMDVDAPIIV